From the Hevea brasiliensis isolate MT/VB/25A 57/8 chromosome 15, ASM3005281v1, whole genome shotgun sequence genome, one window contains:
- the LOC110643133 gene encoding glycine-rich RNA-binding protein 2 codes for MAMRARVALAAAPRSLLRFFSTTSTSSFIPPPTTAETSAREKAEPNTNLFVSGLSKRTTTEGLREAFSKFGELVHARVVTDRVSGYSKGFGFVRYASLEDAAKGIEGMDGKFLDGWVIFAEYARPRPSPTPPGNNIGPGYGSNTGPAYGSNAGPAYGNAASPAYQNDTCPAYQNNTGPAYGSNASPAYGNAAGPAYGSNMGPAYGNVAGPAYGSNPGPEYGNATGPAYGNTTGSAYVSHTSPNGSSTEPANVSKVGFANGSYSRGPTYGSNMGPAYESSNGPAYGNTTTPACGNASGPVYGNMDPTYSNEYGHQ; via the exons ATGGCTATGAGAGCTAGGGTGGCTTTGGCGGCAGCTCCCCGCAGCTTGCTGCGCTTCTTCTCAACAACCTCCACTTCATCCTTCATTCCTCCGCCCACCACGGCGGAGACTTCTGCTCGAGAAAAAGCTGAGCCCAACACCAATCTCTTTGTCTCTG GACTTAGCAAACGAACTACTACAGAGGGACTAAGGGAagcattttccaagtttggtgaaCTGGTTCATG CCAGAGTGGTGACTGATAGGGTGTCAGGATATTCTAAGGGGTTTGGTTTTGTCAGATATGCTAGCTTGGAAGATGCTGCCAAAGGTATAGAAGGCATGGATGGGAAG TTTTTGGATGGCTGGGTTATATTCGCCGAGTATGCAAGACCCAGGCCATCACCTACCCCACCTGGGAACAACATAGGTCCTGGATATGGGAGCAACACTGGTCCTGCATATGGGAGCAATGCAGGCCCTGCATATGGGAATGCTGCAAGTCCTGCGTATCAGAACGACACGTGCCCTGCATATCAGAACAACACAGGTCCTGCATATGGGAGCAATGCAAGCCCTGCATATGGGAATGCCGCTGGTCCTGCATATGGGAGCAATATGGGTCCTGCATACGGGAATGTTGCGGGTCCTGCATATGGGAGCAATCCAGGTCCTGAATATGGGAATGCAACGGGTCCTGCATATGGTAATACTACGGGTTCTGCATATGTGAGCCATACGTCTCCTAATGGGAGTTCCACAGAGCCTGCAAATGTGAGCAAAGTGGGTTTCGCAAACGGGAGCTATAGCCGTGGTCCAACATATGGGAGCAACATGGGCCCTGCATATGAGTCCAGTAATGGTCCTGCATATGGTAATACAACCACTCCCGCTTGTGGGAATGCTTCGGGGCCTGTGTATGGAAACATGGATCCTACTTACAGTAATGAGTATGGCCATCAATGA
- the LOC131174098 gene encoding vegetative cell wall protein gp1-like, translating to MGTPSSLPINPNPSPSPPLPQSPPPQTPPLPQSPPPQSPPPPPSQIPPLIPPTPLSPQSEPPNETPIPDTHSPEPTPDPVPTQTKTKGKTKRAAGRLKETPVGKRKRVPSVPFDLNSPPQSSEPVSKRTRSSSQTPAPAVQTPVTQSPLHSPAPASSADTIEEVISPLPWAFRDMDMKKAYEKLLSKTILANNWIDFAKIREPVYKDLTLEFLSSLKLSFKPTVPEHKDMIYFRCAGIDRELDIGALNAIFGF from the exons ATGGGTACTCCATCCTCATTACCCAtaaaccctaaccccagccccAGTCCGCCACTACCTCAGTCCCCACCACCACAAACGCCGCCATTACCACAATCACCACCACCTCAGTCACCGCCCCCGCCCCCAAGCCAAATACCACCTCTCATTCCGCCGACTCCCCTCTCGCCGCAATCCGAGCCGCCAAATGAAACACCAATTCCCGACACCCATTCCCCAGAACCAACGCCTGACCCTGTTCCTACCCAAACAAAAACAAAAGGGAAAACAAAAAGGGCCGCAGGTAGACTCAAAGAAACCCCTGTCGGAAAAAGGAAACGAGTACCCTCTGTCCCTTTCGACTTAAACTCTCCACCTCAGTCCTCTGAACCAGTTAGCAAAAGGACCAGGTCCTCCTCGCAAACCCCAGCACCAGCGGTCCAAACACCAGTAACCCAGTCTCCCTTACATTCTCCAGCACCTGCGTCATCTGCAGATACTATAgaggaggtaatttctccattaccCTGGGCTTTTAGGGATATGGATATGAAAAAGGCCTATGAGAAATTGCTTTCTAAAACTATTTTGGCAAAcaa CTGGATTGATTTTGCTAaaattagggaaccagtgtacaaggatCTAACCCTCGAATTTTTGAGTTCCCTAAAGTTGAGTTTCAAACCAACAGTGCCTGAACATAAAGATATgatatattttcgatgtgctggaattgatagggagttagacataGGTGCTTTGAATGCCATTTTTGGTTTTTGA